The Acidicapsa acidisoli genome contains a region encoding:
- a CDS encoding 4-hydroxy-3-methylbut-2-enyl diphosphate reductase, with protein MSDLGRADKIAGQKRVLLLKPRGFCAGVVRAIDIVKIALDTFGAPIYVRREIVHNRFVVNELAEKGAIFVNEIEEVPAGQRVIYSAHGVSPAVREASKARGLRVIDATCPLVTKVHVEAVKFAKQGYSLVLVGHRDHDEIEGTLGEAPEATQVVSNVAEVEALVVPDPDRVAYLTQTTLSLDEARDIIHALKVKFPNIVGPHTQDICYATENRQVAVRNVAPGADLVLVVGSTNSSNSNRLVEVSNNLGTKAFLIDNSAAIDPKWLEGADSVAVTAGASAPEVLVEDVINYLQLNGYSSVEEVEVMPENVRFGLPPEIIQAIGGAGGAQPIPVR; from the coding sequence ATCTCCGACCTTGGCCGTGCCGATAAGATCGCTGGCCAGAAGCGCGTTCTGCTGCTCAAACCACGCGGCTTTTGCGCCGGTGTCGTGCGCGCGATCGATATTGTGAAAATCGCACTCGATACCTTTGGCGCGCCGATTTACGTGCGCCGCGAGATTGTCCACAACCGCTTTGTTGTCAACGAACTGGCGGAAAAGGGCGCGATCTTTGTCAATGAGATCGAGGAAGTTCCCGCGGGCCAGCGCGTGATCTATTCGGCGCACGGCGTTTCGCCTGCGGTGCGCGAAGCAAGCAAGGCGCGCGGCCTCAGGGTGATCGACGCGACCTGTCCGCTGGTGACAAAGGTCCATGTGGAGGCGGTCAAATTCGCCAAGCAGGGCTACTCGCTGGTGCTGGTCGGCCATCGCGATCACGATGAAATCGAGGGCACTCTGGGGGAGGCTCCGGAGGCGACACAGGTGGTTTCGAATGTCGCCGAAGTCGAGGCGCTGGTGGTTCCTGACCCGGATCGCGTGGCGTATCTGACGCAGACGACGCTTTCGCTGGATGAGGCGCGAGATATTATTCATGCGCTCAAGGTGAAATTCCCAAATATTGTCGGTCCTCATACGCAGGACATTTGCTATGCCACGGAGAATCGTCAGGTTGCGGTGCGTAATGTCGCTCCGGGAGCAGACCTGGTGTTGGTGGTGGGCTCGACAAACAGTTCCAATTCGAACCGGCTGGTTGAGGTATCGAACAATCTGGGCACGAAGGCGTTCCTCATTGATAACTCCGCAGCCATCGATCCGAAATGGCTGGAAGGTGCTGACTCCGTGGCAGTTACCGCTGGAGCTTCCGCTCCCGAGGTTCTTGTGGAGGATGTCATCAACTATTTGCAACTAAACGGCTATTCCAGCGTCGAAGAAGTGGAAGTCATGCCGGAGAATGTTCGCTTTGGGCTGCCGCCTGAGATTATTCAGGCTATCGGTGGCGCGGGTGGCGCCCAACCGATTCCGGTGCGATAG
- the recN gene encoding DNA repair protein RecN, with product MLVELRAENYAVIDHAIAVFGPGLNLLTGETGAGKSILVDALALLMGGKASADVVRHGADRAVVSCVFEATAAADGILEENGIDSTGSEIILRREILANGKGRVFVNNQPATVSVLKLLAPELALVHAQSETLSSFDQAQQRMLLDRFASLDTTPVAEAFGRWREAVGKLTELEQGEQDRLRMVDLWSYQRKEIESAQLVAGEDEELENEKRVLANAEKLYAAAMGAFDQLYDGSSSAESALRAALRNVEELARYDSKFADSVQQLTSARAIVDDLADTLRDYAEGIQASPERLVEIEDRLVTLDRLKRKYGNSIAEVIAFGENVAQKLAEVEDRDEILKQLRSTVVDARARYVAAAQALSGSRTAAAAKLAKLAEKQINDLAMRVRFEVNVAPQLAESSWAAHGWDAVEYQIATNPGEPLKPLDEIASGGEMSRVMLALKVSVEEGAGKPRQRNVAPRTLVFDEIDIGIGGRAAEAVGQKLKMLSRAQQVLCVTHLPQIAAFADQHFLIEKREDHGRTKVQVRLLDERKRVEEVARMLSGAVVTEASQQHASQMIAASR from the coding sequence ATGCTGGTGGAACTGCGCGCCGAAAATTACGCCGTCATTGACCATGCGATTGCCGTTTTCGGCCCCGGGCTCAACCTGCTCACCGGTGAAACCGGCGCGGGCAAGTCGATTCTGGTGGACGCGCTGGCGCTGTTGATGGGCGGGAAGGCATCTGCGGATGTGGTTCGCCATGGCGCGGACAGGGCGGTGGTTTCCTGCGTCTTCGAGGCGACGGCAGCGGCTGATGGCATTCTGGAGGAAAACGGGATCGACTCGACCGGCTCGGAGATCATTCTGCGCCGGGAGATTCTCGCGAATGGCAAGGGCCGCGTCTTTGTGAACAACCAGCCTGCTACGGTGAGCGTACTGAAGCTGCTTGCGCCGGAGCTGGCTTTGGTTCATGCCCAGAGCGAGACGCTGAGCAGCTTTGACCAAGCGCAACAGCGGATGTTGCTGGACCGTTTCGCCAGCCTGGACACTACGCCGGTTGCCGAGGCCTTTGGCCGCTGGCGCGAGGCCGTAGGGAAGCTTACGGAACTGGAGCAGGGTGAGCAGGATCGGCTGCGCATGGTCGATCTTTGGAGCTACCAGCGCAAGGAGATCGAGTCGGCGCAGCTTGTTGCTGGCGAAGACGAGGAACTGGAGAACGAGAAGCGCGTTCTGGCGAATGCGGAGAAACTGTACGCTGCGGCGATGGGGGCCTTCGATCAGTTGTATGACGGGTCCAGTTCAGCGGAGTCTGCGCTGCGCGCGGCTCTGCGCAATGTGGAAGAACTGGCGCGGTACGACAGCAAGTTTGCCGACTCGGTGCAGCAGTTGACCTCGGCGCGGGCGATTGTCGATGATCTCGCCGACACGTTGCGGGATTACGCGGAGGGCATTCAGGCGTCGCCCGAGCGATTGGTTGAGATTGAGGATCGTCTCGTCACGCTGGACCGGCTCAAGCGCAAATATGGCAACAGCATCGCGGAGGTGATCGCGTTTGGGGAGAATGTCGCGCAGAAGCTGGCGGAGGTTGAGGATCGCGATGAGATTCTGAAGCAATTGCGCTCGACCGTTGTCGATGCACGGGCGCGATATGTTGCGGCGGCGCAGGCTCTGAGCGGGAGCCGCACCGCTGCTGCGGCGAAACTGGCCAAGCTGGCCGAGAAGCAGATTAACGATCTGGCCATGAGGGTGCGATTTGAGGTGAATGTTGCACCGCAACTGGCGGAATCGTCGTGGGCGGCGCACGGATGGGATGCGGTGGAGTATCAGATTGCCACGAATCCTGGCGAGCCGCTGAAGCCGCTGGATGAGATTGCCTCGGGCGGTGAGATGAGCCGGGTGATGCTGGCGTTGAAAGTCAGTGTCGAGGAAGGCGCCGGGAAGCCTCGCCAGCGCAACGTCGCTCCACGAACGCTCGTATTCGACGAGATCGATATTGGCATCGGAGGCCGCGCTGCGGAGGCGGTTGGGCAGAAGCTGAAGATGCTGAGCCGGGCACAGCAGGTGTTGTGTGTGACGCATCTGCCGCAGATTGCCGCTTTTGCGGATCAGCATTTCTTGATCGAAAAGCGCGAGGATCATGGCCGGACGAAGGTGCAGGTGCGTCTGCTCGACGAACGCAAGAGGGTTGAAGAAGTTGCGCGGATGCTAAGCGGGGCGGTAGTTACCGAGGCGAGCCAGCAGCACGCCAGCCAGATGATTGCGGCGAGCCGGTAA
- a CDS encoding MotA/TolQ/ExbB proton channel family protein, producing MRYTPILAATLAFFLQSDTPPPTQTVGGSALVEMLQNSGAVALSVLLVLAIASIYSWTLIFAKMSSFSKATKQSRRFVRTFRKATRLQEIAAVTSDYQPSPLALVFDEVYEAYKRQTGGYGPPRNVAPLERSAQTASSEALTRLEQRLTWLATIASSSTFVGLFGTVMGIIDAFHGLGTAGSATLRAVAPGISEALITTAAGIFVAVPAAVAYNQFTARLRIFASGIDDFSRELLNSLEEIPQRSAVPQASAQGQRAVTSMDREV from the coding sequence TTGAGGTATACGCCGATTCTTGCCGCTACCCTTGCTTTTTTCCTTCAGTCGGACACTCCGCCGCCCACCCAGACCGTCGGGGGCAGCGCACTGGTTGAAATGCTCCAGAACAGCGGAGCCGTCGCCCTGTCCGTGCTTCTGGTGCTCGCCATCGCCAGCATTTACTCCTGGACGCTGATCTTCGCCAAGATGAGCAGCTTTTCTAAAGCGACCAAGCAGAGCCGCCGATTCGTCCGTACATTCCGCAAGGCCACCCGCCTGCAGGAGATCGCCGCCGTCACCAGCGATTACCAGCCAAGCCCTCTCGCGCTCGTCTTCGACGAAGTATACGAAGCCTATAAGCGCCAGACCGGCGGCTACGGTCCTCCGCGCAATGTCGCGCCTCTCGAACGCTCCGCGCAGACCGCGAGCAGCGAGGCCCTCACGCGTCTGGAGCAGCGCCTGACCTGGCTTGCGACCATCGCCTCCTCCAGTACCTTCGTCGGCCTTTTCGGCACCGTCATGGGCATCATCGATGCCTTCCACGGCCTTGGCACCGCCGGTTCGGCCACCCTCCGCGCCGTCGCGCCCGGCATCTCCGAGGCGCTGATCACCACCGCCGCCGGCATCTTTGTCGCCGTTCCGGCCGCCGTCGCATACAACCAGTTCACTGCAAGACTCCGGATCTTTGCTTCGGGAATCGACGATTTCTCCCGGGAATTGCTGAATTCTCTCGAAGAGATCCCGCAACGATCCGCCGTTCCGCAGGCCTCCGCGCAGGGCCAGCGAGCAGTGACTTCGATGGACAGAGAGGTTTAA
- a CDS encoding ExbD/TolR family protein: protein MAFTSSNGRTQTSLAEINITPLVDVVLVLLVIFMLAAPVLQSGIEVSVPKTRTVKEVTESRVVVTIAKDQTVYLGDKAINLHDLPVKLQQTGHDPAHQVIYLRADERVPFGVFAEVMDAVKQAGITNISIVTQPLEAKAGVGL, encoded by the coding sequence GTGGCCTTCACCAGCAGCAACGGACGAACCCAGACCTCCCTGGCCGAAATCAACATCACGCCACTGGTGGACGTTGTTCTGGTGTTGCTCGTGATCTTCATGCTGGCCGCGCCCGTCCTGCAGTCCGGAATCGAAGTCTCCGTTCCCAAGACCCGCACCGTCAAGGAAGTGACGGAGTCGCGTGTCGTCGTGACCATCGCCAAAGATCAGACTGTTTATCTGGGCGACAAGGCGATCAATCTCCACGATCTGCCCGTGAAGCTCCAACAAACCGGCCACGACCCCGCGCACCAGGTCATTTACCTGCGCGCAGACGAGCGTGTACCGTTTGGAGTCTTCGCAGAAGTCATGGACGCCGTGAAGCAAGCGGGAATCACCAATATCAGCATCGTCACACAGCCGCTGGAAGCAAAGGCAGGAGTCGGCTTGTAG
- a CDS encoding TonB family protein has product MSNVMHVGGQFEPEFVREPIGKHMAFAVFFHVFLVAAGLGFALLSGLFPHNNWGGNNDGGAIAVQLVSNALPLPADRPPNDNVLSTETPSEAPAPPAPKAKATVDETAIPIPSKIEAPKKQAQKKQEASQQPKPVIPPPIAKVSPHPQPPPKPDNRAQYGEQSSSSMARTTQPTTTSANGQVAVTAGTRGFNYPYYVETIQRKVFENTRMGEVDPRTPKGTRTYILFTVRRDGTLANAQLDKSSGSPTLDQACLRAARRVDTFGPLPSPPSDGNLSVSYYCDYDQ; this is encoded by the coding sequence ATGAGCAACGTAATGCACGTCGGAGGGCAATTCGAACCAGAATTCGTGCGCGAGCCGATTGGCAAGCACATGGCCTTCGCGGTGTTCTTTCACGTCTTTCTGGTCGCTGCGGGATTGGGATTCGCCTTACTTTCCGGTTTATTTCCGCATAACAACTGGGGCGGCAACAACGACGGCGGAGCCATCGCTGTGCAGCTCGTCAGCAACGCCCTGCCGTTGCCAGCCGATCGTCCTCCAAACGACAACGTACTCTCTACCGAAACTCCCAGCGAAGCGCCCGCGCCGCCCGCGCCGAAAGCCAAGGCCACCGTCGACGAGACGGCAATTCCGATCCCCTCAAAGATCGAGGCTCCGAAGAAGCAAGCCCAGAAAAAGCAGGAAGCCAGCCAGCAGCCCAAGCCGGTGATCCCTCCGCCCATCGCCAAGGTCTCACCGCATCCCCAGCCCCCTCCTAAACCGGACAATCGTGCCCAGTACGGCGAGCAGTCCTCCAGTTCGATGGCCCGCACAACCCAGCCCACGACCACTTCCGCCAACGGCCAGGTAGCCGTCACTGCCGGAACCCGTGGCTTCAACTACCCGTATTACGTCGAAACCATCCAGCGTAAGGTCTTCGAGAACACCCGCATGGGCGAGGTTGACCCTCGAACGCCCAAAGGAACTCGAACCTACATTCTCTTCACCGTTCGCCGCGACGGCACGCTTGCCAACGCGCAACTGGACAAATCCAGCGGCAGCCCAACCCTCGATCAGGCCTGCCTTCGCGCAGCGCGGCGTGTTGACACATTTGGACCTCTACCTTCGCCGCCAAGCGATGGCAACCTCTCGGTTTCTTATTATTGTGATTATGATCAGTAA